In Bdellovibrionales bacterium, the following proteins share a genomic window:
- a CDS encoding insulinase family protein yields the protein MFTQLRIFVLLSVFCLALHGHAMEKISRKCRTELTRLREAREQNDSLRRRVFKLPNGLVTILFSDPKTSMSAVALAVGSGSMQDPQGRPGSFHFLEHMVFINSNEYPEVDGYSRFVQGNGGTYNGMTGINYTVYPADIKPDKFPEALARLSAFFRDPKLSEQYIDKELNAVDQEYHNNRSKDSRRLWHIMQKLIGRDHPLGRVFQGNSQTLADVRMTDLRELFDTHYVSGNLKLVLAGPQTLDELEALAIQHFGPLPKRRFQQSLLPPLKLNSPGIIPVARVKSLTDRILSLSFRLPHDGTEITSLNSQILGDAIRRLTPGGFAHHLIQNGLIESVFVSNELLAESGDLFEIEFKLSPDGVGRWKEIVATTQGFLLQLSRQSLPEEFIASSKEIDTFDFVHDRSVLNFDFALQQATLALSVPPEYTLETGHIPVNPSARKIQARVRQMLDPSRWAIVISDPGFTGDLKSDHYDIEHSLSDLPIDSLLLADAKPTNFVLPGKNPFFSNDRTPLKVTTAPSNELRAGSNLIYRPEDSFEQAKVGLRIEVITPPPQNAKEVGLLFLSKLLLSESLSANTQMAWKAGIKAGSSTPILVPMAANRMDFTAFGPRASVPLVLKAMGDAIRQLDVTAIRFSVRKENYLHRLANFDLQEASDQARFEWYLQVFYGLTTEQLTSAMREITFEEVVAQTREWMKTSHANVLAHGELSSDEARTWSQDFLQNSLIAQSSSAAPKLVKIPVLSAGHTQRMTSTRRGGGGVVRLEAELGGTQEIEKWAAAKIFMTFIGPAFFKELRTEQEWGYSVGAAQKSTAQGLSLLFSIQSTKNLDAVEAAMTSWINDHAIQDFSQISSGDFEDFRNAIIYQLERPLSSIEESMGRHSYWFDLDLPDTARDSMLASLKSLTKERVIELMSQVLKDKVNGWRIFRIDHKLEVGLE from the coding sequence GTGTTTACCCAACTTAGGATTTTTGTTCTTTTGAGCGTATTCTGCTTAGCTCTTCATGGCCATGCCATGGAGAAGATTTCTCGGAAATGCAGGACTGAGTTAACAAGACTGAGAGAAGCGAGAGAGCAAAACGACTCTCTCCGGAGGAGGGTTTTTAAATTACCCAACGGGCTTGTGACAATTTTATTTTCTGACCCCAAAACAAGCATGTCAGCTGTGGCCCTTGCCGTAGGCAGTGGAAGCATGCAGGACCCCCAGGGGCGCCCTGGTAGCTTCCATTTTCTGGAGCACATGGTCTTCATCAATTCAAATGAGTATCCCGAAGTAGACGGATACTCGAGATTTGTTCAGGGCAATGGTGGAACCTACAATGGCATGACGGGAATCAACTACACTGTCTATCCAGCTGATATTAAGCCAGACAAGTTTCCTGAGGCATTGGCTCGCCTGAGCGCCTTCTTTCGCGATCCAAAGTTATCCGAACAATACATCGATAAAGAGCTCAATGCTGTTGATCAAGAATATCATAATAACAGAAGCAAAGACTCAAGAAGACTGTGGCATATCATGCAAAAGCTAATTGGGCGGGATCATCCCCTCGGACGCGTCTTTCAGGGAAATTCCCAGACCTTGGCTGATGTTCGCATGACTGATCTTCGTGAACTCTTTGATACTCATTATGTGTCTGGTAATTTGAAACTTGTTCTGGCGGGTCCTCAAACATTGGATGAACTGGAGGCCTTAGCGATTCAGCATTTTGGTCCCTTGCCCAAAAGAAGGTTCCAGCAGTCTCTCTTGCCGCCTCTTAAGCTCAATTCGCCCGGCATTATTCCAGTCGCACGAGTCAAGAGTCTGACGGATAGAATACTCAGTCTTTCTTTTCGACTGCCTCACGATGGCACTGAGATTACCTCTTTGAACTCCCAGATCTTAGGAGATGCTATTAGAAGGCTCACACCTGGAGGCTTTGCCCATCATTTAATCCAGAATGGCTTGATAGAGTCGGTATTCGTCTCGAATGAACTCCTCGCGGAGTCTGGAGATCTTTTTGAAATTGAGTTTAAACTTTCTCCAGATGGAGTCGGCCGATGGAAAGAGATTGTCGCCACGACCCAAGGTTTTTTGCTACAGCTCAGTCGGCAATCTCTACCAGAAGAATTTATCGCAAGTTCGAAGGAGATTGATACTTTTGATTTTGTGCATGATCGGAGTGTGCTGAATTTTGACTTTGCCCTTCAGCAAGCAACTCTCGCCCTTTCTGTCCCGCCTGAATACACCTTAGAAACGGGACATATTCCCGTTAATCCTTCGGCTCGAAAGATCCAAGCAAGAGTCAGGCAAATGCTCGACCCGAGCCGCTGGGCCATTGTGATATCAGACCCTGGTTTCACTGGTGATCTCAAATCTGATCATTACGACATCGAACATTCTCTCTCGGATTTACCGATCGACTCTCTGTTGCTGGCAGACGCCAAGCCAACAAATTTTGTCCTTCCAGGGAAAAACCCTTTCTTTTCAAATGATCGAACTCCGCTCAAGGTGACGACGGCTCCTAGCAACGAATTGAGGGCAGGATCAAACCTCATTTATCGTCCTGAAGATAGTTTCGAGCAGGCCAAGGTGGGTTTAAGAATTGAAGTTATCACTCCACCGCCACAGAACGCCAAAGAAGTTGGCCTGTTGTTTCTGTCGAAACTACTCCTGTCTGAATCTCTGTCGGCAAATACCCAAATGGCATGGAAAGCAGGTATCAAGGCAGGCTCCTCCACGCCTATTCTTGTTCCCATGGCCGCAAATCGAATGGACTTTACCGCATTTGGCCCTCGGGCATCTGTCCCGCTTGTTCTCAAGGCAATGGGTGATGCCATCAGACAACTGGATGTAACCGCCATTCGATTTTCTGTACGCAAAGAAAACTATTTACATAGGCTTGCGAATTTTGATCTTCAAGAGGCGAGCGACCAGGCCCGCTTTGAATGGTACTTGCAAGTCTTCTATGGTTTGACCACTGAGCAATTGACCTCGGCTATGCGTGAAATTACTTTTGAGGAGGTTGTCGCTCAAACAAGGGAATGGATGAAAACTTCTCACGCAAATGTTTTGGCTCACGGAGAACTCTCATCAGACGAAGCCAGGACATGGAGTCAGGATTTTTTACAGAATTCCTTGATTGCGCAGTCCTCTTCGGCCGCACCGAAGCTCGTGAAAATTCCCGTTCTTAGTGCTGGTCACACACAGCGCATGACATCCACCCGACGAGGAGGTGGTGGTGTCGTGCGTCTGGAAGCTGAACTCGGAGGGACTCAAGAAATTGAGAAATGGGCTGCAGCAAAAATATTTATGACTTTTATTGGTCCCGCTTTTTTCAAGGAACTACGGACTGAGCAAGAGTGGGGCTACTCTGTCGGCGCAGCGCAGAAGTCCACGGCCCAAGGACTTTCTCTTCTTTTTTCGATACAAAGCACGAAAAATCTAGATGCTGTCGAAGCAGCTATGACAAGCTGGATAAATGACCACGCTATACAGGATTTTAGTCAAATCTCTTCAGGTGATTTCGAGGACTTTCGCAATGCCATAATATACCAGCTCGAACGCCCGCTTTCTTCCATTGAAGAAAGTATGGGAAGACACAGTTATTGGTTTGACCTCGACCTGCCTGATACGGCGAGAGACAGTATGTTAGCAAGCTTGAAATCGCTGACGAAAGAAAGAGTGATTGAACTCATGAGCCAAGTGTTGAAAGACAAAGTCAATGGATGGAGGATATTCCGAATTGACCACAAACTGGAAGTGGGATTGGAATAA
- a CDS encoding penicillin acylase family protein, with amino-acid sequence MKSLQFFIGGRSVRLKAGVWATFYFILVLGLTVVGHLGIGPIPPLMRRIFPFQGVWRAESQKFKAITIKDAALRDEVRVVYDTDGIPHILAKCNEDLYWVQGYITAKDRLWQMDFQSRVADGSLSELIGEKAKSIDEYFVRLGVRQVIAAAEKELNNDEVTRQPSHAYVEGVNAYIKSLSEDEYPIEYYLTRTRPRLWTSRQISALLKLMAFRLSGYSDDLVLTRYLQKYGSDDVENLFPEHLSLEIPFAKAKTKTKTKTKTKEDLHTSGPKDKVFVTSLKNFPDSFQPVPGNGSNNWAVSGSKTKSGYTLLANDTHLSYSLPSIWYEMQLSSPGISVYGVTIPGAPGIVIGYNEKIAWATTNASTDVMDWYEIEFRDETSEDYLLDGQWVHPLITSEYITAKGGKEEKVKLDILWTHLGPVVHREGKIGLALRWVAQESSNELKALLNLNRSQNFQQCLSSLVDFRSPAQNFICADANNISIRHNGRLPKRQYGQGKFILNGRISQENWQGWLSSEEAPQEINPTSGFVHSANQRPVSGSESSYLGWSYPEAFRGKRIVDFLSLKTNLDVFDMIQLQNDVMNSHAKMALPFMLTLSGDGKVQEELGSELYSKLKEWDFLDRAESVQASLFSFWWKHFETLLWEDDFGFAKTKLYPSRDRTLKLLENILGNDQHPDRRWVDNLLTLEHEDLSRLLQIALKNAVEELRGQFGNDFRNWEWGKVRPTKIDHLSRIPGFGATESIPMGGSQYAVNSNKGHHGPTWRMVVSFEPQPKGSGTFPGGVTGNPFDPDYQRFVKAWSQGHLRPFKFFHKIEDFAGDFRQTLIFLPKKERT; translated from the coding sequence ATGAAATCGCTTCAGTTTTTTATTGGGGGTAGGTCGGTGCGACTCAAAGCAGGGGTTTGGGCAACTTTTTATTTTATTTTGGTGCTTGGATTGACGGTTGTTGGCCACCTCGGTATCGGGCCAATTCCTCCGCTAATGCGAAGGATCTTCCCTTTTCAAGGAGTCTGGCGGGCAGAAAGTCAAAAATTTAAAGCAATAACTATCAAAGACGCGGCTCTTCGTGATGAAGTCCGGGTTGTCTATGACACGGATGGCATTCCTCATATTTTGGCTAAATGCAATGAAGACCTCTATTGGGTTCAAGGGTACATAACGGCAAAAGATCGTCTCTGGCAGATGGATTTTCAGTCAAGAGTCGCTGACGGTTCATTGTCTGAGTTAATAGGTGAGAAAGCTAAAAGCATAGACGAATATTTTGTTCGGTTGGGGGTGAGACAGGTCATCGCCGCTGCTGAAAAGGAATTGAACAATGATGAAGTCACCCGCCAACCATCCCATGCTTACGTGGAAGGAGTAAATGCCTACATTAAGTCTCTTTCGGAGGATGAATATCCGATTGAATATTATCTGACGAGGACAAGACCGCGGCTGTGGACATCAAGGCAAATATCAGCGCTGCTGAAGCTCATGGCTTTTCGTCTTTCGGGTTACAGTGACGATTTGGTTCTGACGAGATATTTGCAGAAATATGGCAGCGATGACGTCGAAAATCTATTTCCAGAACATCTTTCTTTGGAGATTCCTTTCGCAAAAGCGAAAACGAAAACGAAAACGAAAACGAAAACGAAAGAAGACCTTCATACTTCTGGGCCAAAGGATAAAGTATTTGTGACCTCTCTCAAAAATTTTCCTGATTCCTTCCAGCCAGTTCCAGGAAACGGCAGCAACAACTGGGCTGTCAGTGGATCCAAAACGAAGTCCGGATATACTTTGCTCGCCAACGATACGCATTTGTCTTATAGCTTGCCGTCGATTTGGTATGAGATGCAACTTAGTTCGCCTGGTATATCTGTGTATGGAGTGACGATACCTGGTGCTCCAGGTATCGTTATTGGATACAACGAAAAAATTGCTTGGGCGACAACAAATGCCTCTACCGACGTGATGGATTGGTACGAAATTGAGTTTCGCGACGAAACAAGTGAAGACTATCTGCTCGACGGCCAATGGGTTCATCCACTTATTACTTCTGAATACATCACAGCGAAGGGCGGTAAGGAAGAAAAAGTTAAGCTTGATATTCTCTGGACGCATTTAGGTCCCGTGGTGCACAGAGAAGGGAAGATTGGACTGGCCCTTAGATGGGTCGCACAAGAGTCGAGCAACGAACTTAAGGCACTTCTGAATCTCAATCGGTCTCAGAATTTTCAGCAATGCCTGAGTTCGCTTGTCGATTTTAGATCCCCGGCTCAAAATTTTATCTGTGCGGACGCTAACAATATCAGTATTAGACACAATGGACGCCTGCCAAAGCGTCAATATGGCCAGGGTAAGTTTATTCTTAACGGACGGATTTCTCAGGAAAACTGGCAGGGCTGGCTATCCTCCGAAGAGGCCCCTCAAGAGATCAATCCAACATCAGGCTTTGTTCATTCGGCGAATCAGCGTCCCGTCTCGGGATCTGAATCCAGTTACTTGGGATGGAGTTACCCAGAAGCATTTCGTGGGAAACGAATTGTCGATTTCTTATCATTGAAAACGAATCTCGATGTGTTCGATATGATTCAACTCCAAAATGATGTCATGAATTCTCATGCAAAAATGGCTCTCCCTTTCATGCTGACTCTTTCCGGAGACGGAAAGGTCCAGGAGGAACTGGGATCTGAATTGTATTCAAAACTCAAGGAGTGGGATTTTCTTGACCGTGCCGAATCGGTCCAAGCGTCTCTTTTCTCTTTTTGGTGGAAACATTTTGAAACTTTGCTTTGGGAAGATGATTTTGGTTTTGCGAAGACAAAACTCTATCCATCGCGAGATCGAACATTGAAGTTACTGGAGAACATTCTCGGTAACGATCAACATCCAGACCGTCGTTGGGTTGATAATTTGCTGACTTTGGAGCATGAGGACCTTTCTCGGCTTCTTCAGATCGCTTTGAAAAACGCAGTTGAGGAATTGAGAGGTCAGTTCGGAAATGATTTTCGAAATTGGGAGTGGGGCAAGGTGAGACCCACTAAGATAGATCATTTGAGTCGCATTCCTGGCTTTGGCGCCACTGAAAGTATTCCTATGGGCGGCAGTCAATACGCCGTCAATTCGAACAAAGGCCACCATGGTCCGACCTGGAGAATGGTTGTCAGCTTTGAACCTCAGCCAAAAGGTTCGGGAACATTTCCCGGCGGAGTAACTGGAAATCCCTTTGATCCCGATTATCAACGCTTTGTAAAAGCTTGGTCTCAAGGTCATTTGAGGCCATTTAAATTTTTTCACAAAATAGAAGATTTCGCAGGAGATTTTCGTCAAACTCTTATCTTTCTACCAAAAAAGGAGAGGACTTGA
- a CDS encoding CBS domain-containing protein has protein sequence MKRTHHIGDSMVAHPVTVSPDVGIVDAHEIMRGWGMRHLPVVVGDDIVGVLSERDIYRSISIKGTNKISVREAMSESPYIVSSGSTLKEVVNEMAKNKYGCVLVRGSKGGVRGIFTRTDALYVLCQLLSDPEDNFRIMNIEDYLTHHQKLAI, from the coding sequence ATGAAACGCACTCATCACATAGGCGATTCAATGGTGGCACACCCTGTAACTGTTTCGCCAGACGTGGGAATTGTTGATGCTCATGAAATCATGCGTGGCTGGGGCATGAGACACCTGCCCGTGGTCGTTGGAGATGATATTGTGGGCGTCCTCAGCGAAAGGGATATTTACCGATCAATTTCCATCAAGGGAACCAACAAGATCAGTGTCCGGGAGGCCATGAGCGAAAGTCCTTATATCGTTTCTTCCGGATCTACTCTGAAGGAAGTGGTCAATGAAATGGCAAAAAATAAATATGGGTGTGTGCTCGTAAGGGGATCAAAGGGCGGAGTTCGCGGTATTTTTACAAGGACAGATGCTCTGTATGTTCTCTGCCAACTCTTATCAGACCCTGAAGATAATTTTCGGATTATGAATATAGAAGACTATCTCACACATCATCAGAAATTAGCTATATGA
- a CDS encoding M20/M25/M40 family metallo-hydrolase, with translation MKVSTKMMRSILGKRWRHGVLGLLTIFLMWFNNCGKAYEPKLVSASCNQNKLVSPDELDQLIHEAHRLSESTQRIRCPGFFAVLKDDESSPVAQARAKLATNDCNQGGPPVDPAPPTIDEIKDRIIKDLLPRARPQNIRDWVVKLSDQSMWPTRYHLSANNNAVSDWIQQEFQKLASGRTDVKISLVSHQNTPQKSVEVLIGGTGANKNKFVVLGGHQDSINGQGSRNNPEASAPGADDNASGVASLLEAFRILMDGNYYPDASIAFYTYAAEEVGLVGSQEIARSYANASKNVLGVMQIDMAMYSSRGKPNILFIDDFTSPALTKLATDLAKNYLDLSVNSMTCGYACSDHASWTKYGYPSFMPAEDDFEGSIDRIHTVNDLADSLMKEDYATKFSQLAVAFAVSMAGSK, from the coding sequence TTGAAAGTAAGTACTAAGATGATGAGAAGTATCCTCGGGAAAAGATGGCGGCACGGAGTTCTGGGGTTACTGACAATCTTCTTGATGTGGTTCAATAATTGCGGAAAAGCCTATGAACCAAAATTGGTTAGCGCGTCCTGTAATCAGAATAAACTCGTTTCTCCAGATGAGTTAGATCAGCTGATTCATGAAGCCCACAGGTTGTCTGAATCTACCCAACGCATCAGGTGTCCTGGATTTTTTGCTGTATTGAAGGACGATGAATCCAGTCCTGTTGCGCAAGCCAGAGCAAAGCTTGCGACCAACGATTGCAATCAAGGCGGTCCACCGGTTGATCCAGCACCTCCGACAATAGATGAAATAAAGGATAGAATTATCAAGGATCTTTTGCCGAGAGCAAGGCCGCAAAATATCCGTGATTGGGTGGTTAAGTTGAGTGATCAATCAATGTGGCCAACGAGATACCATCTCTCTGCAAACAACAATGCAGTTTCGGATTGGATTCAGCAAGAGTTTCAAAAGCTGGCATCTGGACGGACCGACGTGAAAATTTCCTTAGTGAGTCATCAGAACACCCCTCAGAAATCAGTAGAAGTATTGATCGGAGGGACTGGCGCCAACAAAAACAAATTCGTTGTATTGGGAGGACACCAGGATTCAATAAATGGACAGGGAAGTAGAAACAATCCTGAAGCATCAGCGCCAGGCGCTGATGACAACGCTTCAGGGGTTGCCTCATTACTTGAGGCCTTTAGAATATTGATGGATGGCAATTACTATCCAGATGCAAGCATTGCCTTTTATACTTACGCAGCCGAAGAAGTGGGTCTAGTTGGGAGTCAAGAAATCGCTCGTTCCTATGCGAATGCAAGCAAAAATGTACTCGGTGTCATGCAGATTGATATGGCCATGTATTCTTCACGAGGAAAACCAAATATACTATTTATAGATGATTTCACAAGCCCCGCATTGACAAAGTTGGCAACCGATTTAGCCAAAAATTATCTGGATCTCTCTGTGAATAGCATGACCTGCGGCTACGCCTGCAGCGATCATGCCAGTTGGACCAAATATGGATATCCTTCGTTCATGCCAGCTGAAGATGATTTCGAAGGGAGCATTGATCGAATCCACACTGTAAATGACTTGGCAGACAGCCTGATGAAAGAGGATTATGCCACAAAATTCTCCCAATTGGCCGTCGCATTTGCCGTATCCATGGCTGGATCAAAATAG
- a CDS encoding VWA domain-containing protein, whose translation MFGRAYDNILLWSIVGLTLTFGFNNCAEQRFSTDRSSIVALLNQGGGILINRGDEFTQSKAVWLDIAADGASEMYITNDPSCSSGGDWESLKPLVPWNLEKENNSTSVYVKFKTHSGVESDCISDGIVHDNVGPSVSFARAPESISSSRQAQFSILAKDSLSGISEIECAGIDSLDFQPCTSLVSKAIPQENSYVFSVGAKDRAGNISETAKHSWLVDWTPPVVTLNETPPVVTGSDKAKFTLSATDNLAGVKDIVCFQPVTNQEVSCLNGAFEISSLTDGNYTTRMKAIDRAGNSSGWKEYKWRVDLTAPSITLVSTPNPYDSRLSAKFEFEGKDGNDPVTAFQCRIDSGSFQACSSGFNFPVSAGSRKFEVVAVDGVGNTSVPAAYSWLVDNQVPTVTWVSTPGQYSNDQNPKLVLNASDTGGSGIDKVFCTLNGTPIDCSNNTIAPSNLSENRYQVSVIAKDKAGNSSSPLAHLWNVDRTAPTIRFTKTPASLTQLTSDGFEFLGQDSVSPIVSYQCRLDGSAFANCVSPSQLSNLAQGLHGFEVRAVDAAGNLSSSISYSWTVDSVGPDIVILERPVDHAYGIEDKIGYQITDAYSQVVSVQCGLAGALTACSIQNLVNLGIMNCGNHTYVVTAKDQLGNSTTVEVKWSVQVTLDPQTQLFSINGSNAALDVLFVVDNSGSMIEEQAEIKNRISGFISKLQGIDWQIAVTSTDPGPYAPFGDGTFRAFSNGKNILTPQDANPEGLLGSNIYMGSSGSGDERGINANYRVIQKAKASSTSPQAKLIRSSAALATVLISDEDECSSGCSANVVSSSPQGLINLVKTELAPDKRFAFHSIIWRPGTVCSTGAVEGNTYKQLTDLTGGILGDVCASSYANQLNEIGTAVRNLVKSVQLKCAPFDGDFDGQVDLAMYYIAPNQTKVLMTMATHPYTLNDKLVTFTNQLPEGSYEFIYNCLK comes from the coding sequence ATGTTTGGACGTGCGTACGACAATATTTTACTTTGGTCTATCGTTGGACTCACTTTAACTTTTGGATTTAACAACTGTGCGGAACAGCGGTTCAGCACAGACAGATCTTCTATTGTAGCCTTGCTCAATCAGGGTGGTGGTATTCTCATTAATCGGGGCGATGAATTCACTCAGTCCAAGGCCGTCTGGCTTGATATCGCAGCTGATGGTGCATCAGAGATGTACATTACAAATGATCCAAGCTGTTCTTCTGGCGGAGATTGGGAAAGTTTGAAACCACTCGTACCTTGGAATTTGGAGAAGGAAAATAATTCAACTTCAGTCTATGTGAAGTTCAAGACACATTCAGGAGTTGAATCAGATTGTATCAGTGACGGCATTGTGCATGACAATGTAGGTCCATCTGTTTCTTTTGCTAGAGCGCCAGAATCGATTTCATCCAGTCGACAAGCACAATTTAGCATTTTGGCCAAAGATTCCCTATCAGGGATATCTGAGATTGAGTGCGCTGGCATCGACAGTCTTGATTTTCAGCCTTGCACTTCCCTTGTTTCGAAAGCTATCCCGCAGGAAAACTCCTATGTCTTTAGTGTCGGGGCGAAAGATAGGGCCGGAAATATATCCGAAACGGCGAAACACTCTTGGCTTGTCGATTGGACTCCACCTGTTGTCACTTTAAATGAGACGCCTCCCGTAGTGACCGGAAGCGACAAGGCAAAGTTCACTCTTTCTGCGACAGACAACTTAGCTGGTGTGAAGGATATTGTGTGCTTCCAGCCTGTTACAAATCAAGAAGTTAGCTGTCTAAATGGGGCTTTTGAGATATCCTCTTTAACCGATGGAAACTACACAACAAGAATGAAGGCGATAGATAGGGCTGGCAATTCATCTGGTTGGAAGGAGTACAAATGGCGTGTGGACTTAACGGCTCCGTCTATAACCCTGGTTTCAACTCCAAATCCTTATGACAGTCGTCTGTCAGCTAAGTTTGAATTTGAGGGCAAGGACGGCAACGATCCGGTCACAGCATTTCAATGTCGAATTGACAGTGGTTCCTTTCAAGCCTGCAGTTCGGGGTTTAATTTTCCAGTTTCGGCAGGCTCTCGTAAGTTTGAAGTTGTTGCCGTAGATGGAGTGGGAAACACCTCTGTTCCGGCCGCCTATTCATGGCTCGTTGACAATCAAGTTCCAACCGTGACATGGGTCAGTACTCCAGGTCAATATTCAAATGACCAGAATCCAAAATTAGTGCTAAATGCCTCAGACACAGGTGGTTCGGGCATTGATAAAGTGTTTTGTACGCTCAATGGTACCCCGATCGACTGCTCCAATAACACAATTGCACCATCAAATCTGTCCGAAAACAGATACCAGGTTTCGGTGATTGCAAAGGATAAGGCCGGAAATTCGTCAAGCCCATTGGCTCATCTTTGGAATGTTGATCGGACAGCACCCACGATTCGATTCACAAAAACTCCCGCTTCTCTGACTCAGTTGACTTCCGACGGTTTTGAATTTTTAGGACAGGATTCGGTTAGCCCGATTGTCTCCTATCAATGTCGATTGGACGGCAGTGCTTTTGCCAATTGTGTCAGTCCAAGCCAGTTGTCCAACTTGGCACAGGGCCTTCACGGGTTTGAAGTGCGAGCCGTCGATGCAGCTGGCAATCTGTCAAGCTCAATCTCCTATTCATGGACGGTAGATTCCGTTGGTCCAGACATCGTCATTCTTGAACGACCTGTCGATCATGCCTACGGAATTGAGGATAAAATTGGATATCAGATAACAGACGCTTATTCTCAGGTTGTCAGCGTTCAATGTGGACTGGCTGGAGCCCTCACCGCTTGTAGCATTCAAAATTTGGTCAATCTCGGGATAATGAACTGTGGAAATCATACCTACGTTGTGACTGCAAAAGATCAACTTGGAAATTCAACCACTGTTGAAGTTAAGTGGAGCGTGCAAGTAACTTTGGATCCCCAAACTCAACTATTTTCAATTAATGGGAGCAATGCTGCCTTAGACGTTCTTTTTGTTGTGGACAACTCCGGTTCAATGATTGAGGAACAGGCAGAAATTAAGAATCGAATCAGTGGGTTTATATCAAAACTTCAAGGAATTGATTGGCAAATTGCTGTGACGAGCACAGACCCTGGCCCCTACGCTCCATTTGGGGATGGAACGTTTAGAGCATTCAGCAACGGCAAGAATATTCTGACCCCTCAGGATGCTAATCCTGAGGGGTTGCTTGGATCTAATATCTATATGGGTTCATCAGGAAGTGGAGACGAAAGGGGAATAAACGCCAATTATCGAGTTATCCAGAAAGCGAAGGCCTCTTCTACTTCTCCTCAGGCTAAACTCATTCGAAGTTCTGCAGCTTTAGCAACTGTGCTGATTTCCGATGAAGACGAGTGCAGCAGCGGATGCAGCGCAAATGTGGTCTCTTCATCTCCGCAAGGGCTCATAAATCTTGTCAAGACCGAGTTGGCCCCGGACAAGAGATTTGCTTTTCACTCAATCATTTGGCGTCCTGGCACTGTCTGCTCCACGGGTGCTGTGGAAGGGAACACCTATAAGCAATTGACCGATCTGACTGGTGGAATCTTAGGTGATGTTTGCGCTTCAAGCTATGCCAATCAATTGAACGAAATCGGCACTGCTGTGCGCAATTTAGTAAAGAGTGTTCAGCTAAAATGCGCTCCATTTGACGGCGATTTTGACGGCCAGGTGGATCTTGCCATGTACTACATTGCGCCTAACCAGACAAAAGTTTTGATGACAATGGCAACCCACCCCTACACGCTCAACGACAAGTTGGTCACTTTCACCAACCAACTGCCAGAAGGCTCCTATGAATTCATTTACAACTGCTTGAAATAA
- the lipB gene encoding lipoyl(octanoyl) transferase LipB has protein sequence MDSEQYSFTSKWLGQVPYREGLEIQKNTSQSVRKDPRQAIVLGLEHNSIVTLGIRGNATKDLYSSEEQLAQCGIEIERIRRGGQATLHAPGQLVIYPILPVREWGIGTRELVGAIENATRQVLNQRGVSTLSGMKEPGVYTDRGKIGFFGLSIERGVSSHGLAINVANNLDDFRHIRSCGVSHQPMDSLLCQGISAEISGLFEEWSRSFHSALITLSNSI, from the coding sequence ATGGATTCAGAGCAATACTCGTTTACGTCCAAATGGCTGGGGCAAGTTCCCTACCGAGAGGGACTTGAAATTCAGAAAAATACAAGTCAAAGCGTTCGCAAGGATCCGCGCCAGGCGATAGTTCTTGGACTCGAACACAATTCGATCGTCACTCTTGGAATTCGTGGCAATGCGACAAAGGACCTCTATTCATCTGAGGAGCAACTGGCACAGTGTGGGATTGAAATTGAGCGAATCCGGCGGGGCGGGCAGGCCACTCTTCATGCTCCGGGTCAGCTGGTGATATATCCTATTCTTCCTGTCCGCGAGTGGGGAATTGGCACACGAGAGCTGGTGGGGGCCATAGAGAATGCGACTCGCCAGGTTCTCAATCAAAGAGGAGTATCGACCCTTTCAGGTATGAAGGAGCCAGGTGTTTATACCGATCGCGGCAAAATCGGTTTTTTTGGTCTCTCGATCGAGAGGGGGGTGAGTTCCCACGGTCTTGCCATCAATGTTGCAAATAATCTTGATGATTTCAGACACATTCGTTCGTGCGGTGTTTCTCATCAGCCGATGGATTCTCTTTTGTGTCAGGGTATCAGCGCAGAAATTTCAGGACTTTTTGAAGAATGGAGCAGAAGCTTTCATTCGGCTTTGATAACTCTGAGTAATAGCATTTAA
- a CDS encoding fibronectin type III domain-containing protein, translated as MINSFYQNLMLPLFLALPVLISSCASGPRIEGENRRCFDLPLVVKWSAPELKVDEDEILRPLKGYRLYLKPSESKSYAEYISVGNVTQYKIDHLKKGMSYDLKVAAYNENGEGKPSRSVNRKICQ; from the coding sequence ATGATTAATTCTTTCTATCAAAATCTTATGTTGCCTTTATTCCTAGCTTTACCAGTTCTGATCTCGTCTTGCGCAAGTGGACCGAGAATAGAGGGAGAAAATCGGAGATGTTTCGATCTTCCTCTCGTTGTCAAGTGGAGCGCACCTGAACTCAAAGTAGATGAAGACGAAATACTAAGGCCTCTCAAAGGTTACAGACTTTATCTCAAACCTTCAGAAAGCAAATCATACGCAGAATACATAAGCGTGGGAAACGTCACCCAGTATAAAATAGATCACCTCAAGAAGGGTATGTCTTATGATCTCAAAGTAGCTGCCTACAACGAAAACGGAGAGGGGAAACCCTCTCGATCAGTAAATCGAAAAATTTGCCAGTAA